The genomic stretch GAACGATCGGGCCATCTTCGATGTCGGAAACTTGATGAAACCGGCGCATTCCGCGGTGCACTTCTACGTGAGGCCGTTCCTCGGCCTGTTTCATCGCAAACAGCGCCTGCAACTCGGCCTCGCCGATTCCAACGTCCTGGACGAGGCGGAGTTTCTCAAGATGGGCACGACGGCTCTCGTGGTCGATATGGTCGAGGCGGGAAGACTGAAGAACGTGCCGCGCGTGAGGCGCCCGGTGCGGGCGCTGCACGCCATTGTCTCGGATCCCGGCCTGTCGGTGAAAGTGCCGACTACCCGGGGCGAGATGAGCGCTCTCGAAATCCAGCGCTCGTGCCTCGAGGAGGCGAAATCGTTCGTGCGCGAGTCGAAGCCCACGTCGCTCGAGGCGCGGACCGTGGTGCGCCTCTGGGAAGACGTCCTCTCGGCGCTGGAGAAGGGCGAGCAGGATCGACTCGTCGGCCGGATCGACTGGGTGACGAAACGCTATCTCCTCGAAGCCTGTGGCGGCCCGGGCACCGATCGGCGGTTGAAGACGATCGATCTTCGGTACCACGAGATTGGGGACGGCTACGCCGCTCGGCTGGTTAGCTCCGGGCACGCAAGGAAGCTCATCTCCGAAGAAGAGGTCGAGCACGCCACGACCGAGCCTCCGATGGGAACACCGGCGTTTGCCCGTGGTCGCTTCATCCGGGAGCGAAGGACCAGCCTCGTCCCGGTTCGCGTGGCGTGGGATGCCGCCCGGATCGGGGGCCGGCTCCACGGAAAGATCGTGCGCTTTCCCGGCGCGAATGGATAGGATGGGTCGTGGCGGGAAACAGCTTCGGAAAGCTCTTTCGGGTCACCACGGCAGGGGAGAGCCACGGCCCGGGATACGTCGTGATCCTCGATGGCGTGCCTCCCGGACTCGAGCTTTCCGAAGCCGATCTGATCCCCGATCTCGATCGGCGCCGGCCGGGACAATCGATGCTCACGAGCCAGAGACGGGAAGGAGACGTCCCCGAGATTCTCTCCGGAGTCTTCGAAGGGCGCACGACCGGCACCTCCATCGCTATCTCGATCGCGAACCGAGACGCTCGCTCCAAGGACTAC from Vicinamibacteria bacterium encodes the following:
- a CDS encoding proteasome accessory factor PafA2 family protein is translated as EAGFPGKLGLLKNCKDAEGHVYGAQESFEVEAARGASLWLYRLSLLLLAPLLVVTVAAGWGIVIVLVLGVIVAAACWTLAAVAFPLRLRGWLEGLVARNDRNFENRVGRWLYWLSYVITWPFIVSQSLLLRCLVFSRMRRELTAFLVSRAVLSGAGSVEADGRFVLSEKGASIRRVSRRSISPNDRAIFDVGNLMKPAHSAVHFYVRPFLGLFHRKQRLQLGLADSNVLDEAEFLKMGTTALVVDMVEAGRLKNVPRVRRPVRALHAIVSDPGLSVKVPTTRGEMSALEIQRSCLEEAKSFVRESKPTSLEARTVVRLWEDVLSALEKGEQDRLVGRIDWVTKRYLLEACGGPGTDRRLKTIDLRYHEIGDGYAARLVSSGHARKLISEEEVEHATTEPPMGTPAFARGRFIRERRTSLVPVRVAWDAARIGGRLHGKIVRFPGANG